A part of Pectobacterium cacticida genomic DNA contains:
- a CDS encoding AsmA family protein: MKFIGKLLLTLLLLAFLVLVVLYVLLQTRWAAGWMSHWVNQNTHYQLSLGKINHDWSSIDHIQLTDVSFGQKNQPPTLTAKRISAGFSARQITNPRHFASLELEGGTLNLSSQAATLPIEADVLQLRTMALQAKDGDLHLNGQQISGGIVPWQPEAGYLLGKQGQFQLSARSLELNGIPASQVLVQGEIDHSRLILSNFGADVAQGQLTGNASRAEDGSWNIDNLRLSNVRLQTQKTPAAFWQPITELPSVTVNRFDLIDARIEGPGWAFIDLDVALQNVTFKQNDWQSEGGSLSFNATDIVNGNMHLIDPIVNLDLSPEGVDIKQFSTRWEGGLLRTNGSWQRSHRRLQLDELVIAGMEYTLPSDWRQRWQTTLPSWLAEINVQKFTANRNLLIDINPNFPFQLTALDGYGSDLLLARDHQWGIWAGSLNFNASDATFNKADVRRPSIALAADNNQIAINELSAFTQNGLLEAKATISQQPARNFSLSLTGRAVPLEVLTRWGWPVSSTAPTDNMNLQLQLTGRLAADTPLKPTLNGTLQGVDSNGQTVRQQMRQGVVTETP, encoded by the coding sequence ATGAAATTTATCGGAAAATTATTGCTGACTCTACTACTGCTGGCCTTCTTGGTGCTGGTAGTCCTCTATGTCTTACTCCAAACCCGTTGGGCCGCGGGCTGGATGAGTCACTGGGTTAATCAGAACACCCATTACCAGTTGTCACTGGGGAAAATTAATCATGACTGGTCATCAATCGATCATATCCAACTTACCGACGTCAGTTTCGGCCAGAAAAACCAGCCACCTACACTCACGGCGAAGCGTATCTCAGCCGGATTCAGCGCGCGCCAAATAACCAATCCGCGTCACTTTGCCAGCTTGGAACTGGAAGGCGGCACGCTAAATCTGTCCTCACAAGCCGCCACGCTACCTATCGAAGCCGATGTGTTGCAACTGCGCACTATGGCATTGCAGGCTAAAGATGGCGATTTGCATCTTAACGGTCAACAGATCAGCGGCGGAATCGTACCCTGGCAACCTGAAGCTGGTTATCTCTTAGGCAAACAAGGGCAGTTTCAGCTCAGCGCCCGCTCACTCGAACTCAATGGTATCCCCGCCAGCCAGGTTTTGGTTCAAGGGGAGATCGACCATAGCCGATTGATTCTGAGTAATTTTGGCGCCGATGTCGCTCAGGGGCAGCTCACCGGCAACGCGAGCCGCGCAGAAGACGGTAGTTGGAATATTGATAATCTCCGACTCAGTAATGTGCGCTTGCAAACACAAAAAACACCCGCAGCATTCTGGCAACCGATTACCGAACTACCTTCCGTAACGGTTAATCGCTTTGATCTCATCGATGCCCGAATTGAAGGGCCAGGGTGGGCATTTATTGATCTTGATGTTGCGTTGCAAAACGTCACATTTAAGCAGAATGACTGGCAGAGCGAAGGCGGGTCGTTATCATTTAATGCAACCGATATCGTCAACGGCAACATGCATCTTATTGACCCTATCGTAAATCTTGATTTGTCACCGGAGGGCGTTGACATCAAGCAGTTTTCCACTCGCTGGGAAGGCGGTTTACTGCGAACCAACGGCAGTTGGCAGCGTAGCCATCGACGATTGCAACTGGATGAATTGGTTATTGCCGGTATGGAGTACACCTTACCAAGTGACTGGCGTCAGCGCTGGCAAACAACGCTGCCATCATGGTTGGCTGAAATCAATGTACAAAAATTTACGGCGAATCGTAACCTACTGATCGATATCAATCCGAACTTTCCCTTCCAGCTCACGGCGTTGGATGGCTACGGAAGTGATTTGCTCTTAGCCCGTGACCATCAGTGGGGAATATGGGCAGGATCGCTGAATTTTAATGCCAGCGATGCGACCTTTAATAAGGCTGATGTTCGCCGACCCTCAATTGCGCTAGCCGCCGATAATAATCAGATCGCGATTAACGAACTCAGCGCTTTTACCCAAAATGGCCTGCTGGAAGCGAAAGCGACTATTAGCCAGCAACCAGCACGCAATTTCTCCCTGTCACTGACAGGACGTGCCGTACCGCTGGAGGTTCTGACACGTTGGGGGTGGCCAGTTTCTTCAACCGCACCGACAGATAA
- a CDS encoding uracil-xanthine permease family protein, whose translation MTTTTETPQTEAATTPQRSELIYRLEDRPPLPQTLFAASQHLLAMFVAVITPALLICQALGLPAQDTQHIISMSLFASGLASILQIKTWGPVGSGLLSIQGTSFNFVTPLIMGGLALKNGGADIPTMMAALFGTLMVASFTEIILSRFLHLTRRIITPLVSGIVVMIIGLSLIQVGLTSIGGGYAAMGNNTFGAPKNLLLAGMVLLVIILLNRQRNPYLRVASLVIAMAVGYLGAWLMGMLPEKTSVQHSATIMVPTPLYYGLGFDWNLLIPLMLVFMVTSLETIGDITATSDVSEQPVRGPLYMKRLKGGVLANGLNSCISAIFNTFPNSCFGQNNGVIQLTGVASRYVGFVVSLMLIALGLFPAVSGFVQHIPEPVLGGATIVMFGTIAASGVRIVSSEPLNRRAIMIIALSLAIGLGVSQQPLILQFAPEWIKTLLSSGIAAGGITAIVLNLIFPREEK comes from the coding sequence ATGACTACCACCACGGAAACGCCCCAAACAGAAGCCGCTACCACACCTCAGCGCAGTGAACTCATCTATCGCCTCGAAGACAGGCCTCCTCTGCCACAAACGCTGTTCGCCGCAAGCCAGCACCTATTAGCCATGTTTGTCGCCGTGATTACCCCCGCGTTGCTGATCTGTCAGGCGTTAGGTCTCCCCGCTCAGGATACGCAACATATTATCAGCATGTCGCTTTTCGCTTCCGGTCTGGCCTCTATTTTACAAATCAAAACCTGGGGTCCCGTTGGTTCTGGTCTGTTGTCTATTCAAGGCACGAGCTTCAACTTTGTAACACCGTTGATAATGGGCGGATTAGCGCTGAAAAACGGGGGCGCGGATATTCCCACAATGATGGCTGCGCTGTTCGGTACATTGATGGTCGCGTCGTTCACCGAAATCATACTTTCACGCTTCCTGCACTTGACTCGCCGCATCATTACCCCGCTGGTTTCCGGTATTGTGGTGATGATCATTGGTCTTTCGCTGATTCAGGTTGGCCTGACGTCTATCGGCGGCGGCTATGCCGCGATGGGGAACAATACTTTCGGCGCCCCCAAGAATTTACTCTTAGCAGGCATGGTGCTGTTGGTCATTATTCTGCTTAACCGCCAGCGCAACCCTTACTTACGCGTCGCCTCGCTGGTGATCGCCATGGCTGTGGGCTATCTGGGTGCCTGGTTGATGGGAATGCTGCCAGAAAAGACGTCGGTACAGCACAGTGCTACCATCATGGTGCCTACACCGCTGTATTACGGTTTGGGATTTGACTGGAACTTGCTGATCCCACTGATGCTGGTTTTCATGGTGACATCGCTAGAAACCATCGGTGATATTACTGCCACCTCCGACGTTTCAGAGCAACCGGTCAGGGGCCCGCTGTACATGAAACGCTTGAAAGGCGGCGTACTGGCGAACGGCTTGAACTCCTGCATTTCCGCCATATTCAACACCTTTCCTAATTCCTGCTTTGGTCAAAATAACGGCGTGATTCAGCTTACCGGGGTAGCCAGCCGCTACGTTGGCTTCGTGGTGTCACTGATGCTAATCGCCCTAGGGTTATTCCCTGCCGTTAGTGGATTTGTACAGCATATCCCAGAGCCGGTTTTGGGCGGCGCGACTATCGTGATGTTTGGTACGATCGCCGCTTCTGGCGTGCGTATTGTTTCCAGCGAGCCCCTGAATCGTCGCGCAATTATGATCATCGCGCTATCTCTGGCTATTGGCCTTGGCGTATCGCAGCAACCATTGATTCTACAATTTGCGCCAGAGTGGATTAAAACCTTACTCTCTTCCGGCATCGCTGCGGGTGGGATTACGGCGATTGTGCTGAATTTGATCTTCCCGCGTGAAGAAAAATAG
- the recG gene encoding ATP-dependent DNA helicase RecG — translation MKGLLLNAQPLSTLTGVSANQAAKLARLGLETVQDLLLHLPLRYEDRTHLYPIGDLLPGMYATVEGEILRNDISFGRRRMLTCQISDGSGMLTLRFFNFNAGMKNSLAPGQRVTAYGEIKRGKIGAEIIHPEYRVQGDNTAIELQESLTPVYPSTEGIRQATLRKLTDQALALLDANPIDELLPESLSQSLMSLPDALRTLHRPPPDMQLSELEHGTHPAQQRLIMEELLAHNLSMLAVRAGEQRHKAFPLPAQDGLKQQLLAALPFTPTQAQRRVVAEIEADMAQDFPMMRLVQGDVGSGKTLVAALAALRAIANGKQVALMAPTELLAEQHAHNFRQWFEPLGLEVGWLAGKQKGKARQAQQEAIAGGEVSMVVGTHAIFQHQVKFNGLALVIIDEQHRFGVHQRLALWEKGEEQGFHPHQLIMTATPIPRTLAMTAYADLDTSVIDELPPGRTPITTVAIPDSRRNDVIVRVDHACQQEGRQAYWVCTLIEESELLEAQAAEATCEELKAALPNLKVGLVHGRMKAQEKQAVMQAFKQGELQLLVATTVIEVGVDVPNASLMIIENPERLGLAQLHQLRGRVGRGAIASHCVLLYKTPMSKTAQKRLQVLRDSNDGFIIAQRDLEIRGPGELLGTRQTGNAEFKVADLLRDRALIPQVQRVARHLHQHYPDRARALIERWLPERTRYSNA, via the coding sequence ATGAAAGGCCTCCTGCTCAATGCCCAACCGCTAAGCACTCTTACTGGCGTCAGTGCAAACCAGGCAGCGAAGCTCGCACGACTCGGATTGGAAACCGTGCAGGATCTCCTGCTGCATCTCCCTTTACGCTACGAAGATCGCACGCATCTTTACCCGATTGGCGACTTGCTTCCTGGTATGTATGCCACCGTAGAAGGCGAGATTCTACGTAACGACATTTCTTTTGGCCGCCGCCGTATGCTGACCTGTCAAATCAGTGACGGTAGCGGCATGTTGACCCTGCGTTTCTTTAATTTCAACGCAGGAATGAAAAACAGTCTCGCACCAGGTCAACGCGTTACCGCTTATGGTGAAATTAAGCGCGGGAAAATCGGTGCAGAGATCATTCATCCTGAATATCGCGTACAGGGAGACAATACGGCGATTGAGTTACAGGAATCGCTCACGCCAGTCTACCCCTCAACCGAAGGTATTCGTCAGGCTACGCTACGCAAACTCACCGATCAGGCGCTGGCATTGCTCGACGCTAACCCCATTGATGAGTTACTGCCAGAATCCCTGAGCCAATCGCTCATGAGTCTGCCCGATGCGCTACGCACGTTACATCGCCCACCGCCGGATATGCAACTCAGCGAACTCGAACACGGGACACACCCGGCGCAACAGCGGCTGATCATGGAAGAGCTGTTGGCGCATAACCTGAGTATGCTCGCCGTGCGGGCTGGAGAGCAGCGGCATAAAGCGTTCCCACTACCCGCGCAAGATGGCCTGAAGCAGCAACTGCTCGCCGCCTTGCCGTTCACCCCCACGCAGGCACAACGGCGCGTCGTGGCTGAAATCGAAGCCGATATGGCGCAAGATTTTCCGATGATGCGCCTTGTGCAGGGCGATGTGGGATCGGGGAAAACGTTGGTCGCCGCGCTGGCTGCATTACGTGCGATAGCCAACGGTAAGCAGGTCGCGCTCATGGCACCAACAGAGTTACTCGCGGAACAGCATGCCCATAATTTCCGTCAATGGTTTGAACCGCTAGGGCTAGAAGTAGGCTGGTTGGCTGGCAAACAAAAAGGGAAAGCACGCCAGGCGCAGCAGGAGGCTATCGCAGGCGGTGAGGTTTCGATGGTTGTCGGGACACACGCAATTTTCCAGCACCAGGTAAAATTTAACGGATTAGCATTAGTCATTATCGATGAGCAACACCGTTTTGGCGTGCATCAACGTTTAGCGTTATGGGAAAAAGGGGAAGAACAGGGCTTTCATCCGCACCAGTTGATTATGACAGCGACTCCCATACCAAGAACGCTCGCGATGACTGCCTATGCCGATCTGGATACTTCCGTCATTGATGAGCTACCGCCGGGCAGAACGCCTATCACCACGGTTGCTATACCGGACTCACGCCGCAACGACGTTATTGTGCGCGTGGATCATGCCTGTCAGCAAGAGGGCCGACAGGCTTATTGGGTATGTACGCTGATTGAAGAATCAGAACTTCTGGAAGCGCAGGCGGCAGAAGCCACCTGTGAAGAGCTGAAAGCGGCACTGCCCAATCTCAAGGTGGGTTTGGTTCATGGACGTATGAAAGCACAAGAAAAACAGGCGGTGATGCAGGCTTTCAAACAGGGCGAATTGCAACTGTTAGTGGCAACAACCGTTATCGAAGTCGGTGTGGATGTACCCAATGCCAGCCTGATGATCATTGAAAACCCGGAGCGTTTGGGTCTGGCGCAATTACACCAATTACGTGGGCGCGTCGGGCGCGGCGCCATAGCCTCTCACTGTGTGCTGCTCTACAAAACCCCGATGAGCAAAACAGCGCAAAAGCGGCTTCAGGTTCTACGCGATAGTAATGATGGTTTTATCATCGCCCAGCGCGATCTGGAAATTCGTGGCCCTGGGGAATTATTAGGTACGCGGCAAACGGGCAACGCGGAGTTCAAGGTCGCCGATCTCCTACGCGATCGGGCATTGATTCCACAGGTGCAGCGGGTTGCTCGTCACCTGCATCAACACTATCCCGATCGTGCCCGCGCGCTCATCGAACGCTGGCTACCCGAGCGCACTCGTTACTCTAATGCCTGA